In the Daphnia pulicaria isolate SC F1-1A chromosome 2, SC_F0-13Bv2, whole genome shotgun sequence genome, one interval contains:
- the LOC124327186 gene encoding troponin T, skeletal muscle-like isoform X6, with protein sequence MSDEEEYSDEEEVSKKPQKKGAPAPAHHEDEGPQGADVLKHRQDQKRAELEIQLKEYIDEWRKQRVKEEEDLKRLKEKQAKRKVLREEEDKKLATMKKEEEDRLRRLVEEKKQGELEEKRRRLAEVEQKRQAADKVSKDKAAISSNFKVVKKGTADPTAAQASTGGMDKFSNVESARNDLLKSKEQLEEEKKISLSFRIKPLEIDGLGCDGLRKKAAELWQTIVTLETEKYDLEERSKRQDYDLKELKERQRQQNRQKALKLGLDPEALTGKYPPKVKLASKFERKFDQRTFVDKKGLFDGGWDVIVKDVDEKSWQEKYTEYTTRPKTKLPKWFGERPGKKKGDTDSPDGEEAEPKDVDDFLEPPPPVVEEEEEEAAEEEEEEEEEEEEEEEEEEEEEEEEE encoded by the exons TGATGAGGAGGAGGT GTCCAA GAAACCCCAGAAAAAGGG AGCTCCGGCTCCGGCTCATCATGAAGATGAAGGACCCCAAGGTGCTGATGTCCTCAAG CACCGTCAAGACCAGAAACGAGCTGAGTTGGAGATTCAGCTGAAGGAATACATCGACGAATGGCGCAAACAGCGCgtcaaggaagaagaggaccTCAAGCGTCTCAAGGAAAAGCAAGCCAAGCGCAAG GTGTTGCGTGAGGAAGAAGACAAGAAATTGGCAACGATgaagaaagaggaagaagaccgTCTTCGCCGCTTGGTTGAGGAGAAGAAGCAAGGTGAGTTGGAGGAGAAACGAAGACGATTGGCTGAAGTTGAACAGAAGCGACAGGCTGCTGATAAAGTCTCCAAG GACAAGGCCGCCATCAGCTCCAACTTCAAAGTTGTTAAGAAAGGAACCGCCGATCCTACCGCTGCCCAGGCATCCACTGGTGGTATGGACAAA TTCTCCAACGTGGAATCGGCCCGTAACGACTTGTTGAAGTCCAAAGAgcagttggaagaagaaaagaaaatttcgctCTCCTTCCGTATCAAACCTTTGGAAATCGATGGCCTGG GTTGCGATGGTCTTAGAAAGAAGGCCGCCGAACTTTGGCAGACAATCGTCACCTTAGAAACTGAGAAGTACGATCTTGAAGAGCGCTCCAAGCGTCAAGACTACGAC TTGAAAGAGTTGAAGGAAAGGCAGAGGCAGCAGAACAGGCAAAAAGCCTTGAAACTTGGATTGGACCCAGA GGCTTTAACTGGAAAGTACCCG CCCAAAGTCAAGTTGGCTTCCAAGTTTGAGCGAAAGTTCGATCAGCGCACATTCGTCGACAAGAAAGGCCTTTTCGATGGT gGATGGGACGTTATTGTGAAAGACGTCGATGAAAAGTCCTGGCAGGAGAAGTACACCGAGTATACGACTCGCCCCAAGA CTAAACTCCCCAAATGGTTCGGTGAGCGACCTGGCAAAAAGAAGGGAGATACCGACAGCCCGGACGGAGAGGAAGCCGAGCCCAAGGACGTGGATGATTTCCTGGAACCTCCACCCCCAGTCgttgaagaggaggaagaagaggcagcagaagaagaggaagaggaggaggaagaagaggaagaagaggaagaggaagaagaagaggaggaagaggaagaagaatag
- the LOC124327186 gene encoding troponin T, skeletal muscle-like isoform X8, which produces MSDEEEYSDEEEVSKKPQKKGAPAPAHHEDEGPQGADVLKHRQDQKRAELEIQLKEYIDEWRKQRVKEEEDLKRLKEKQAKRKVLREEEDKKLATMKKEEEDRLRRLVEEKKQGELEEKRRRLAEVEQKRQAADKVSKDKAAISSNFKVVKKGTADPTAAQASTGGMDKFSNVESARNDLLKSKEQLEEEKKISLSFRIKPLEIDGLGCDGLRKKAAELWQTIVTLETEKYDLEERSKRQDYDLKELKERQRQQNRQKALKLGLDPEALTGKYPPKIALASKFERRVDHRTYSDKKDLFAGGWDVIVKDVDEKSWQEKYTEYTTRPKTKLPKWFGERPGKKKGDTDSPDGEEAEPKDVDDFLEPPPPVVEEEEEEAAEEEEEEEEEEEEEEEEEEEEEEEEE; this is translated from the exons TGATGAGGAGGAGGT GTCCAA GAAACCCCAGAAAAAGGG AGCTCCGGCTCCGGCTCATCATGAAGATGAAGGACCCCAAGGTGCTGATGTCCTCAAG CACCGTCAAGACCAGAAACGAGCTGAGTTGGAGATTCAGCTGAAGGAATACATCGACGAATGGCGCAAACAGCGCgtcaaggaagaagaggaccTCAAGCGTCTCAAGGAAAAGCAAGCCAAGCGCAAG GTGTTGCGTGAGGAAGAAGACAAGAAATTGGCAACGATgaagaaagaggaagaagaccgTCTTCGCCGCTTGGTTGAGGAGAAGAAGCAAGGTGAGTTGGAGGAGAAACGAAGACGATTGGCTGAAGTTGAACAGAAGCGACAGGCTGCTGATAAAGTCTCCAAG GACAAGGCCGCCATCAGCTCCAACTTCAAAGTTGTTAAGAAAGGAACCGCCGATCCTACCGCTGCCCAGGCATCCACTGGTGGTATGGACAAA TTCTCCAACGTGGAATCGGCCCGTAACGACTTGTTGAAGTCCAAAGAgcagttggaagaagaaaagaaaatttcgctCTCCTTCCGTATCAAACCTTTGGAAATCGATGGCCTGG GTTGCGATGGTCTTAGAAAGAAGGCCGCCGAACTTTGGCAGACAATCGTCACCTTAGAAACTGAGAAGTACGATCTTGAAGAGCGCTCCAAGCGTCAAGACTACGAC TTGAAAGAGTTGAAGGAAAGGCAGAGGCAGCAGAACAGGCAAAAAGCCTTGAAACTTGGATTGGACCCAGA GGCTTTAACTGGAAAGTACCCG CCCAAAATCGCACTGGCCTCGAAATTTGAGCGCCGTGTCGACCACAGGACTTACTCGGATAAGAAGGACCTCTTTGCCGGT gGATGGGACGTTATTGTGAAAGACGTCGATGAAAAGTCCTGGCAGGAGAAGTACACCGAGTATACGACTCGCCCCAAGA CTAAACTCCCCAAATGGTTCGGTGAGCGACCTGGCAAAAAGAAGGGAGATACCGACAGCCCGGACGGAGAGGAAGCCGAGCCCAAGGACGTGGATGATTTCCTGGAACCTCCACCCCCAGTCgttgaagaggaggaagaagaggcagcagaagaagaggaagaggaggaggaagaagaggaagaagaggaagaggaagaagaagaggaggaagaggaagaagaatag
- the LOC124327186 gene encoding troponin T-like isoform X11 yields the protein MSDEEEYSDEEEVKPQKKGAPAPAHHEDEGPQGADVLKHRQDQKRAELEIQLKEYIDEWRKQRVKEEEDLKRLKEKQAKRKVLREEEDKKLATMKKEEEDRLRRLVEEKKQGELEEKRRRLAEVEQKRQAADKVSKDKAAISSNFKVVKKGTADPTAAQASTGGMDKFSNVESARNDLLKSKEQLEEEKKISLSFRIKPLEIDGLGCDGLRKKAAELWQTIVTLETEKYDLEERSKRQDYDLKELKERQRQQNRQKALKLGLDPEALTGKYPPKVKLASKFERKFDQRTFVDKKGLFDGGWIATYSEGEEKAWKDKYEAFQTREYKAKLPKWFGERPGKKKGDTDSPDGEEAEPKDVDDFLEPPPPVVEEEEEEAAEEEEEEEEEEEEEEEEEEEEEEEEE from the exons TGATGAGGAGGAGGT GAAACCCCAGAAAAAGGG AGCTCCGGCTCCGGCTCATCATGAAGATGAAGGACCCCAAGGTGCTGATGTCCTCAAG CACCGTCAAGACCAGAAACGAGCTGAGTTGGAGATTCAGCTGAAGGAATACATCGACGAATGGCGCAAACAGCGCgtcaaggaagaagaggaccTCAAGCGTCTCAAGGAAAAGCAAGCCAAGCGCAAG GTGTTGCGTGAGGAAGAAGACAAGAAATTGGCAACGATgaagaaagaggaagaagaccgTCTTCGCCGCTTGGTTGAGGAGAAGAAGCAAGGTGAGTTGGAGGAGAAACGAAGACGATTGGCTGAAGTTGAACAGAAGCGACAGGCTGCTGATAAAGTCTCCAAG GACAAGGCCGCCATCAGCTCCAACTTCAAAGTTGTTAAGAAAGGAACCGCCGATCCTACCGCTGCCCAGGCATCCACTGGTGGTATGGACAAA TTCTCCAACGTGGAATCGGCCCGTAACGACTTGTTGAAGTCCAAAGAgcagttggaagaagaaaagaaaatttcgctCTCCTTCCGTATCAAACCTTTGGAAATCGATGGCCTGG GTTGCGATGGTCTTAGAAAGAAGGCCGCCGAACTTTGGCAGACAATCGTCACCTTAGAAACTGAGAAGTACGATCTTGAAGAGCGCTCCAAGCGTCAAGACTACGAC TTGAAAGAGTTGAAGGAAAGGCAGAGGCAGCAGAACAGGCAAAAAGCCTTGAAACTTGGATTGGACCCAGA GGCTTTAACTGGAAAGTACCCG CCCAAAGTCAAGTTGGCTTCCAAGTTTGAGCGAAAGTTCGATCAGCGCACATTCGTCGACAAGAAAGGCCTTTTCGATGGT GGCTGGATTGCCACATACTCTGAAGGCGAAGAGAAAGCCTGGAAGGACAAATACGAGGCTTTCCAGACCCGCGAATACAAAG CTAAACTCCCCAAATGGTTCGGTGAGCGACCTGGCAAAAAGAAGGGAGATACCGACAGCCCGGACGGAGAGGAAGCCGAGCCCAAGGACGTGGATGATTTCCTGGAACCTCCACCCCCAGTCgttgaagaggaggaagaagaggcagcagaagaagaggaagaggaggaggaagaagaggaagaagaggaagaggaagaagaagaggaggaagaggaagaagaatag
- the LOC124327186 gene encoding troponin T-like isoform X5, with product MSDEEEYSDEEEVSKKPQKKGAPAPAHHEDEGPQGADVLKHRQDQKRAELEIQLKEYIDEWRKQRVKEEEDLKRLKEKQAKRKVLREEEDKKLATMKKEEEDRLRRLVEEKKQGELEEKRRRLAEVEQKRQAADKVSKDKAAISSNFKVVKKGTADPTAAQASTGGMDKFSNVESARNDLLKSKEQLEEEKKISLSFRIKPLEIDGLGCDGLRKKAAELWQTIVTLETEKYDLEERSKRQDYDLKELKERQKQQLRHKALKRGLDPEALTGKYPPKVKLASKFERKFDQRTFVDKKGLFDGGWIATYSEGEEKAWKDKYEAFQTREYKAKLPKWFGERPGKKKGDTDSPDGEEAEPKDVDDFLEPPPPVVEEEEEEAAEEEEEEEEEEEEEEEEEEEEEEEEE from the exons TGATGAGGAGGAGGT GTCCAA GAAACCCCAGAAAAAGGG AGCTCCGGCTCCGGCTCATCATGAAGATGAAGGACCCCAAGGTGCTGATGTCCTCAAG CACCGTCAAGACCAGAAACGAGCTGAGTTGGAGATTCAGCTGAAGGAATACATCGACGAATGGCGCAAACAGCGCgtcaaggaagaagaggaccTCAAGCGTCTCAAGGAAAAGCAAGCCAAGCGCAAG GTGTTGCGTGAGGAAGAAGACAAGAAATTGGCAACGATgaagaaagaggaagaagaccgTCTTCGCCGCTTGGTTGAGGAGAAGAAGCAAGGTGAGTTGGAGGAGAAACGAAGACGATTGGCTGAAGTTGAACAGAAGCGACAGGCTGCTGATAAAGTCTCCAAG GACAAGGCCGCCATCAGCTCCAACTTCAAAGTTGTTAAGAAAGGAACCGCCGATCCTACCGCTGCCCAGGCATCCACTGGTGGTATGGACAAA TTCTCCAACGTGGAATCGGCCCGTAACGACTTGTTGAAGTCCAAAGAgcagttggaagaagaaaagaaaatttcgctCTCCTTCCGTATCAAACCTTTGGAAATCGATGGCCTGG GTTGCGATGGTCTTAGAAAGAAGGCCGCCGAACTTTGGCAGACAATCGTCACCTTAGAAACTGAGAAGTACGATCTTGAAGAGCGCTCCAAGCGTCAAGACTACGAC cTCAAAGAGCTGAAAGAGAGGCAGAAGCAGCAGCTTAGGCATAAAGCTCTTAAGAGAGGATTAGATCCTGA GGCTTTAACTGGAAAGTACCCG CCCAAAGTCAAGTTGGCTTCCAAGTTTGAGCGAAAGTTCGATCAGCGCACATTCGTCGACAAGAAAGGCCTTTTCGATGGT GGCTGGATTGCCACATACTCTGAAGGCGAAGAGAAAGCCTGGAAGGACAAATACGAGGCTTTCCAGACCCGCGAATACAAAG CTAAACTCCCCAAATGGTTCGGTGAGCGACCTGGCAAAAAGAAGGGAGATACCGACAGCCCGGACGGAGAGGAAGCCGAGCCCAAGGACGTGGATGATTTCCTGGAACCTCCACCCCCAGTCgttgaagaggaggaagaagaggcagcagaagaagaggaagaggaggaggaagaagaggaagaagaggaagaggaagaagaagaggaggaagaggaagaagaatag
- the LOC124327186 gene encoding troponin T-like isoform X3: protein MSDEEEYSDEEEVSKKPQKKGAPAPAHHEDEGPQGADVLKHRQDQKRAELEIQLKEYIDEWRKQRVKEEEDLKRLKEKQAKRKVLREEEDKKLATMKKEEEDRLRRLVEEKKQGELEEKRRRLAEVEQKRQAADKVSKDKAAISSNFKVVKKGTADPTAAQASTGGMDKFSNVESARNDLLKSKEQLEEEKKISLSFRIKPLEIDGLGCDGLRKKAAELWQTIVTLETEKYDLEERSKRQDYDLKELKERQKQQLRHKALKRGLDPEALTGKYPPKIALASKFERRVDHRTYSDKKDLFAGGWIATYSEGEEKAWKDKYEAFQTREYKAKLPKWFGERPGKKKGDTDSPDGEEAEPKDVDDFLEPPPPVVEEEEEEAAEEEEEEEEEEEEEEEEEEEEEEEEE, encoded by the exons TGATGAGGAGGAGGT GTCCAA GAAACCCCAGAAAAAGGG AGCTCCGGCTCCGGCTCATCATGAAGATGAAGGACCCCAAGGTGCTGATGTCCTCAAG CACCGTCAAGACCAGAAACGAGCTGAGTTGGAGATTCAGCTGAAGGAATACATCGACGAATGGCGCAAACAGCGCgtcaaggaagaagaggaccTCAAGCGTCTCAAGGAAAAGCAAGCCAAGCGCAAG GTGTTGCGTGAGGAAGAAGACAAGAAATTGGCAACGATgaagaaagaggaagaagaccgTCTTCGCCGCTTGGTTGAGGAGAAGAAGCAAGGTGAGTTGGAGGAGAAACGAAGACGATTGGCTGAAGTTGAACAGAAGCGACAGGCTGCTGATAAAGTCTCCAAG GACAAGGCCGCCATCAGCTCCAACTTCAAAGTTGTTAAGAAAGGAACCGCCGATCCTACCGCTGCCCAGGCATCCACTGGTGGTATGGACAAA TTCTCCAACGTGGAATCGGCCCGTAACGACTTGTTGAAGTCCAAAGAgcagttggaagaagaaaagaaaatttcgctCTCCTTCCGTATCAAACCTTTGGAAATCGATGGCCTGG GTTGCGATGGTCTTAGAAAGAAGGCCGCCGAACTTTGGCAGACAATCGTCACCTTAGAAACTGAGAAGTACGATCTTGAAGAGCGCTCCAAGCGTCAAGACTACGAC cTCAAAGAGCTGAAAGAGAGGCAGAAGCAGCAGCTTAGGCATAAAGCTCTTAAGAGAGGATTAGATCCTGA GGCTTTAACTGGAAAGTACCCG CCCAAAATCGCACTGGCCTCGAAATTTGAGCGCCGTGTCGACCACAGGACTTACTCGGATAAGAAGGACCTCTTTGCCGGT GGCTGGATTGCCACATACTCTGAAGGCGAAGAGAAAGCCTGGAAGGACAAATACGAGGCTTTCCAGACCCGCGAATACAAAG CTAAACTCCCCAAATGGTTCGGTGAGCGACCTGGCAAAAAGAAGGGAGATACCGACAGCCCGGACGGAGAGGAAGCCGAGCCCAAGGACGTGGATGATTTCCTGGAACCTCCACCCCCAGTCgttgaagaggaggaagaagaggcagcagaagaagaggaagaggaggaggaagaagaggaagaagaggaagaggaagaagaagaggaggaagaggaagaagaatag
- the LOC124327186 gene encoding troponin T-like isoform X12: protein MSDEEEYSDEEEVAPAPAHHEDEGPQGADVLKHRQDQKRAELEIQLKEYIDEWRKQRVKEEEDLKRLKEKQAKRKVLREEEDKKLATMKKEEEDRLRRLVEEKKQGELEEKRRRLAEVEQKRQAADKVSKDKAAISSNFKVVKKGTADPTAAQASTGGMDKFSNVESARNDLLKSKEQLEEEKKISLSFRIKPLEIDGLGCDGLRKKAAELWQTIVTLETEKYDLEERSKRQDYDLKELKERQRQQNRQKALKLGLDPEALTGKYPPKVKLASKFERKFDQRTFVDKKGLFDGGWIATYSEGEEKAWKDKYEAFQTREYKAKLPKWFGERPGKKKGDTDSPDGEEAEPKDVDDFLEPPPPVVEEEEEEAAEEEEEEEEEEEEEEEEEEEEEEEEE from the exons TGATGAGGAGGAGGT AGCTCCGGCTCCGGCTCATCATGAAGATGAAGGACCCCAAGGTGCTGATGTCCTCAAG CACCGTCAAGACCAGAAACGAGCTGAGTTGGAGATTCAGCTGAAGGAATACATCGACGAATGGCGCAAACAGCGCgtcaaggaagaagaggaccTCAAGCGTCTCAAGGAAAAGCAAGCCAAGCGCAAG GTGTTGCGTGAGGAAGAAGACAAGAAATTGGCAACGATgaagaaagaggaagaagaccgTCTTCGCCGCTTGGTTGAGGAGAAGAAGCAAGGTGAGTTGGAGGAGAAACGAAGACGATTGGCTGAAGTTGAACAGAAGCGACAGGCTGCTGATAAAGTCTCCAAG GACAAGGCCGCCATCAGCTCCAACTTCAAAGTTGTTAAGAAAGGAACCGCCGATCCTACCGCTGCCCAGGCATCCACTGGTGGTATGGACAAA TTCTCCAACGTGGAATCGGCCCGTAACGACTTGTTGAAGTCCAAAGAgcagttggaagaagaaaagaaaatttcgctCTCCTTCCGTATCAAACCTTTGGAAATCGATGGCCTGG GTTGCGATGGTCTTAGAAAGAAGGCCGCCGAACTTTGGCAGACAATCGTCACCTTAGAAACTGAGAAGTACGATCTTGAAGAGCGCTCCAAGCGTCAAGACTACGAC TTGAAAGAGTTGAAGGAAAGGCAGAGGCAGCAGAACAGGCAAAAAGCCTTGAAACTTGGATTGGACCCAGA GGCTTTAACTGGAAAGTACCCG CCCAAAGTCAAGTTGGCTTCCAAGTTTGAGCGAAAGTTCGATCAGCGCACATTCGTCGACAAGAAAGGCCTTTTCGATGGT GGCTGGATTGCCACATACTCTGAAGGCGAAGAGAAAGCCTGGAAGGACAAATACGAGGCTTTCCAGACCCGCGAATACAAAG CTAAACTCCCCAAATGGTTCGGTGAGCGACCTGGCAAAAAGAAGGGAGATACCGACAGCCCGGACGGAGAGGAAGCCGAGCCCAAGGACGTGGATGATTTCCTGGAACCTCCACCCCCAGTCgttgaagaggaggaagaagaggcagcagaagaagaggaagaggaggaggaagaagaggaagaagaggaagaggaagaagaagaggaggaagaggaagaagaatag
- the LOC124327186 gene encoding troponin T, skeletal muscle-like isoform X9, which translates to MSDEEEYSDEEEVSKKPQKKGAPAPAHHEDEGPQGADVLKHRQDQKRAELEIQLKEYIDEWRKQRVKEEEDLKRLKEKQAKRKVLREEEDKKLATMKKEEEDRLRRLVEEKKQGELEEKRRRLAEVEQKRQAADKVSKDKAAISSNFKVVKKGTADPTAAQASTGGMDKFSNVESARNDLLKSKEQLEEEKKISLSFRIKPLEIDGLGCDGLRKKAAELWQTIVTLETEKYDLEERSKRQDYDLKELKERQKQQLRHKALKRGLDPEALTGKYPPKVKLASKFERKFDQRTFVDKKGLFDGGWDVIVKDVDEKSWQEKYTEYTTRPKTKLPKWFGERPGKKKGDTDSPDGEEAEPKDVDDFLEPPPPVVEEEEEEAAEEEEEEEEEEEEEEEEEEEEEEEEE; encoded by the exons TGATGAGGAGGAGGT GTCCAA GAAACCCCAGAAAAAGGG AGCTCCGGCTCCGGCTCATCATGAAGATGAAGGACCCCAAGGTGCTGATGTCCTCAAG CACCGTCAAGACCAGAAACGAGCTGAGTTGGAGATTCAGCTGAAGGAATACATCGACGAATGGCGCAAACAGCGCgtcaaggaagaagaggaccTCAAGCGTCTCAAGGAAAAGCAAGCCAAGCGCAAG GTGTTGCGTGAGGAAGAAGACAAGAAATTGGCAACGATgaagaaagaggaagaagaccgTCTTCGCCGCTTGGTTGAGGAGAAGAAGCAAGGTGAGTTGGAGGAGAAACGAAGACGATTGGCTGAAGTTGAACAGAAGCGACAGGCTGCTGATAAAGTCTCCAAG GACAAGGCCGCCATCAGCTCCAACTTCAAAGTTGTTAAGAAAGGAACCGCCGATCCTACCGCTGCCCAGGCATCCACTGGTGGTATGGACAAA TTCTCCAACGTGGAATCGGCCCGTAACGACTTGTTGAAGTCCAAAGAgcagttggaagaagaaaagaaaatttcgctCTCCTTCCGTATCAAACCTTTGGAAATCGATGGCCTGG GTTGCGATGGTCTTAGAAAGAAGGCCGCCGAACTTTGGCAGACAATCGTCACCTTAGAAACTGAGAAGTACGATCTTGAAGAGCGCTCCAAGCGTCAAGACTACGAC cTCAAAGAGCTGAAAGAGAGGCAGAAGCAGCAGCTTAGGCATAAAGCTCTTAAGAGAGGATTAGATCCTGA GGCTTTAACTGGAAAGTACCCG CCCAAAGTCAAGTTGGCTTCCAAGTTTGAGCGAAAGTTCGATCAGCGCACATTCGTCGACAAGAAAGGCCTTTTCGATGGT gGATGGGACGTTATTGTGAAAGACGTCGATGAAAAGTCCTGGCAGGAGAAGTACACCGAGTATACGACTCGCCCCAAGA CTAAACTCCCCAAATGGTTCGGTGAGCGACCTGGCAAAAAGAAGGGAGATACCGACAGCCCGGACGGAGAGGAAGCCGAGCCCAAGGACGTGGATGATTTCCTGGAACCTCCACCCCCAGTCgttgaagaggaggaagaagaggcagcagaagaagaggaagaggaggaggaagaagaggaagaagaggaagaggaagaagaagaggaggaagaggaagaagaatag
- the LOC124327186 gene encoding troponin T, skeletal muscle-like isoform X7 yields the protein MSDEEEYSDEEEVSKKPQKKGAPAPAHHEDEGPQGADVLKHRQDQKRAELEIQLKEYIDEWRKQRVKEEEDLKRLKEKQAKRKVLREEEDKKLATMKKEEEDRLRRLVEEKKQGELEEKRRRLAEVEQKRQAADKVSKDKAAISSNFKVVKKGTADPTAAQASTGGMDKFSNVESARNDLLKSKEQLEEEKKISLSFRIKPLEIDGLGCDGLRKKAAELWQTIVTLETEKYDLEERSKRQDYDLKELKERQKQQLRHKALKRGLDPEALTGKYPPKIALASKFERRVDHRTYSDKKDLFAGGWDVIVKDVDEKSWQEKYTEYTTRPKTKLPKWFGERPGKKKGDTDSPDGEEAEPKDVDDFLEPPPPVVEEEEEEAAEEEEEEEEEEEEEEEEEEEEEEEEE from the exons TGATGAGGAGGAGGT GTCCAA GAAACCCCAGAAAAAGGG AGCTCCGGCTCCGGCTCATCATGAAGATGAAGGACCCCAAGGTGCTGATGTCCTCAAG CACCGTCAAGACCAGAAACGAGCTGAGTTGGAGATTCAGCTGAAGGAATACATCGACGAATGGCGCAAACAGCGCgtcaaggaagaagaggaccTCAAGCGTCTCAAGGAAAAGCAAGCCAAGCGCAAG GTGTTGCGTGAGGAAGAAGACAAGAAATTGGCAACGATgaagaaagaggaagaagaccgTCTTCGCCGCTTGGTTGAGGAGAAGAAGCAAGGTGAGTTGGAGGAGAAACGAAGACGATTGGCTGAAGTTGAACAGAAGCGACAGGCTGCTGATAAAGTCTCCAAG GACAAGGCCGCCATCAGCTCCAACTTCAAAGTTGTTAAGAAAGGAACCGCCGATCCTACCGCTGCCCAGGCATCCACTGGTGGTATGGACAAA TTCTCCAACGTGGAATCGGCCCGTAACGACTTGTTGAAGTCCAAAGAgcagttggaagaagaaaagaaaatttcgctCTCCTTCCGTATCAAACCTTTGGAAATCGATGGCCTGG GTTGCGATGGTCTTAGAAAGAAGGCCGCCGAACTTTGGCAGACAATCGTCACCTTAGAAACTGAGAAGTACGATCTTGAAGAGCGCTCCAAGCGTCAAGACTACGAC cTCAAAGAGCTGAAAGAGAGGCAGAAGCAGCAGCTTAGGCATAAAGCTCTTAAGAGAGGATTAGATCCTGA GGCTTTAACTGGAAAGTACCCG CCCAAAATCGCACTGGCCTCGAAATTTGAGCGCCGTGTCGACCACAGGACTTACTCGGATAAGAAGGACCTCTTTGCCGGT gGATGGGACGTTATTGTGAAAGACGTCGATGAAAAGTCCTGGCAGGAGAAGTACACCGAGTATACGACTCGCCCCAAGA CTAAACTCCCCAAATGGTTCGGTGAGCGACCTGGCAAAAAGAAGGGAGATACCGACAGCCCGGACGGAGAGGAAGCCGAGCCCAAGGACGTGGATGATTTCCTGGAACCTCCACCCCCAGTCgttgaagaggaggaagaagaggcagcagaagaagaggaagaggaggaggaagaagaggaagaagaggaagaggaagaagaagaggaggaagaggaagaagaatag